CCGGTCAATCCAGCTGCTGCTGCTGGTGACTGTTCTCAGCATCGTCCCCGGCCTCGCGATCACGCTCACATGTTTTCCGTTCATCGTGACCGTGCTCTCGATCCTGCGGCAGGCAATTGGTCTACAGCAATCGCCACCGAACATGCTGATGATCAGTCTCGCGATGTTCCTCACCTATTTCGTCATGGAGCCGGTGTTTACCGAAAGCTGGCAAGGTGGCGTCCAGCCCTATGTCAATAACGAAATCGAGCTCGAAGAAGCCTTCTCCCGCGCAGTTGACCCCTTCAGGGGCTTCATGTCCGGCCGCATCGATCCCGAAACTTTCTCCGAACTTCAGGCGCTGCGCGCTGATCTCGTCGATATCGAGGGCGTATCGCCTTCGGCGCCACTCTCGCTTCTCATCCCGTCCTTTCTGTTGTCGGAGATCGAACGGGCGTTCCGGATCGGATTCCTGATCTTCCTGCCCTTTCTGATCATCGATCTCGTCGTCTCCGCGATCCTCATGTCCATGGGCATGATGATGGTTCCTCCCGCCATCGTATCGCTTCCGTTCAAGCTCGCCTTCTTCGTCGTCTCCGACGGATGGGCGCTGGTCTCGAGCGCACTGGTTCGCAGCTATTTCTGAACGGATCACGCAGGACGAGATTTGCCTGTCGCCGAACTCTCGGCAGATTGCTCATCGACGTCAGGGGGATGAGATGCCAAGACAGAACGGGGAGCCGGAGGATGAATATCCCATACCAGAAAACCCGTCTCACCGACAGGAGCCGTTTGACAGCCGCCGCGCGTTTCATTCAAATCCTCTTGCGCGCAGGATCAGGAAGCGCACCCCAGCCCGAGCTTGAGGACACGAAATCGCGAGGTGTCCAGAACGTCCGCCTGCCCCGTCGCCACAATCGAGCCCAAGCCTGAGGCATCGAATCTGCGGTCGGCCTGCGGCCTTTTGCGGGACCGCACCGCGATACACAACTTCGGAGCGATGGTAAGGGCGAGTGAGGGAGAAACCAAGGCCCAATTCATATTCGCGCCTGACGTGGGACCGCCATCTGAACGACCTGAGCTTGCGCCCCGTTCGCGGGGGAATTTGATCGCCGGATCACATTCTGTTCCTCTTAACTCCGCCATGGGCGGAAACGTGCGTCCGGTCAACAGAACTGTCGACGCCCAAATTCTTTGGACCAGTCCAGTTGCACCGAAAGCTGCGTGACGATCTGCATCCTAGAGCCCCTTGTGGCTTCAGCGGCTGAACCGATTATCGAACGTGGTGTGCGGACTATTGACGGCCGCGCAATCCTGCTCCCGAACGCAGAGCATGGAAAGTGCCGCTAATCGCCCGTCCATCGTCCAACCGCTGCGCAGCGGACCGGTTCTTCGGTAGCGGCAGCCTGGTCACCGCCGTTGCCTGGTCTGAAAGACAGCATGCTCCCGACGGGCTCCGCTCCTGTCTGTTGTTCTGGAACAAAGTCAGATCTTAATGACAGATCAATATGTTGACTGGATTGAAATCCTAAGTCCTGGCTCACTTCAGGAACTGCCCCACGAGTAGACACCGCCAAGTGGTCGCAGGGTGCCTTGGACCGGGTCCTTCGCAATGATGTTCGTTCCCCGGTCCGGCAGGCGGAACAGCCCGAACGGCGGTGCGATCACGACATGTTCAATCCCTTACCGTACAAGAAATTCGGCATGTAGGGCGCCGGCTGCCTTGATGCTTTTCAGGATGTCGATCATGTCTCGCGGCGACACGCCCAACGCGTTCAGCCCTGCGATCACTTCGGACAGCGAGGTGCCTTCCCGGACTTCGGCGAGTCCGACTCCCGGTTCTTCTTCCAATGCCGCCCGCGTTCTGGGGACAACCACCGTCGCACCTTCGGCAAAGGGATTGGGCTGTACCACCAGCGGCTCCTCCTCGATCCGGAGCGTCAGGTTGCCTTGGCTCACGGCGACGCGGGAAATCCGCACATCTTCGCCCATCACGATCGTACCCGAACGCTGGTCCACGACCACGCGGGCCTTGCGTTCCGGTTCCACCGAAATGTTCTCGACGCGACCGAGCGCGTGGGCCGGCGACAGTTCGCGCGTGGCCTTGACGTCAAGAAGAACCGTCCCCGCATCGAGCATACGCGAGACGACGCGACCGAAATCCCTGTTGATTGCCCGTTCGATTCGTTCTGCCGTGGTGAAGTCGGGCTCTCGCAGGGCAAGCCTGAGCGATTTCAACTGTGTGAAGTCAAAGTCGATCTCCCGCTCGACCCGCGCGCCAGAGGGGATGACGCCCGCCGTCGGAACGCCCTGCACAACGGAAGCGCCATCGCCTTCGGCCGATGCGCCCCCGGCAATGACCGTCCCCTGCGCAACCGCGTAGATCTGACCATCGGGCGCGTTCAGTGGCGTCATCACGAGCGTGCCGCCCAGAAGGCTTTTCGCATCGCCGATCGCGGAGACGGTGACGTCGATCTTGCCCCCGGCGCGCGCGAAGGGCGGCAGCGTCGCGGTGACGAAGACCGCCGCCACGTTCCTGGGACGAAATTGCTCCCCCGTGACGTTCACGCCGAGCCGCTCGAGCAGGTTCGACATGATCTCCTCCGTAAACGGCGCGTTCCGGATGCCATCCCCGGTGCCGTTCAGACCAACGACCAGGCCATATCCCACCAGATCGTTGCCGCGCACGCCGTCGAACTCGACGAGATCCTTGATCCGGATCGGATTGGCCAGGGACGGAAGAGCGAGGCAGAACCAGAACAGAGCCGCGAGGACCGCTTTCATCATCACAGATAATCCGCGAGGGTCAGGCGCGACAGCCGCGCAGTGAGCGTGTAGATGAGCTCCAACTGGGTCTCCGTCTGTTGCAGCAGAGAGGCGGTGTCCTCCGGATCAGCCGAGACGATGTCGGACTTCGCACGACTGTAGGAATATTTCATCGAGGCATTCGCGGCCCCCGCCTCCTCGATCCTGGCCTCGACAGAGCCGACCTGCGCCTGAAGATCAGTGAGTCCTGCCTGCGCGCCCATGAGCGTTTCGCCCGCGGATCGGAGCAATTGCGCCCGCGCGTCCGGATCGCCGTCGAACAAGCCCTGATCGAGCAGGGAGGCGAGTGCCAGTCCCTTCAGCACCTGGCGAAGTGCCGGATCGTCGCCCCGAACCTCCAGGCTTGCGCTCTCGCCATCGCCGAGTGTGAAGCCGGATAGATGACGGGTCGAACCGCGGTAGGCTGTCGTCTCGAACCCGCCGCCGGAGACCATGAACCAGTCGTCGAGAAGCGTCTCGACATCGGAGACTGTCGTTGCGCTCGCGACCACGGCCTGAAGATCGGCGAGAATGTCATCGGCCGGCGCGAAAGCCGTGGCACCCGTCGCCGCTCCGCTGAAGAGGGCACGGTCACCGACGCGGGTGTTGAGCGCCGAGAGGATGGAACGGAACCGCGACTGTGCATCGCCCGCGGCCACCGATATGCTGGTTTCGCCTCCATTCGCGGCCGCCGTCAGGAGCCCCGTCGCGCTGTCCGACAGATGCGACGCGATCGTTCCGAGCGTGGTTTGCATGGAGGTCGCGAACAGATCGGCCTCCCTGATCGAGAGATCGTAGGAGGCCAGCGTCCGCAGGGATCTTTCGATCGAGGAGAGCGGCGTGAAATCTCCGGACACCGCCGCCGCGATGTTCTGTTTCCGACCGCTGGACAGCTCGGACGTGTATCGTTCCAGATCCTGCTTCACCTGTGTCGTAAACCGCATGGTGCGCAGGGTGGAGGCCATGTCCCCCAGGGAAATGGAGCTCATCCTCAGATCCTCATAAGCTGATCCATCAGTGCCTGGATCGTTTCGATGACTTTGGCATTCGCGGCGTAACTCTGTTCGATAACAAGAAGCTGCTGCATCTCGTGATCTGTGTCGACGCCATTTTCCAACTCGATGGCATGGAGCGTTTGCTGGCGCGCGGCGGCATGGGTAAGCTCGGCTTCGGCATGGAGCCGGCTGGTTTCGACGAGGGAATAGATGTCCGACGCAAATCCGAGCGCGGTTCGCCCGATGCCGACGAGATCCCCCGAGGATGCGACGCGGGTAGCCCGTAGCACGCCCGAAAGTGAACTCAGAATCGTGGCGTCACCCTGCTCGCCTTCCGCCGCTGCGCCGAGCCCGTCTCGAAGCCTCCACAGATCGCCACCCGCCGCGGGTTTCACGAGCGCATTGACGGAAATGCGGCCGGCAAGTCCTTCCTCGGAGAGCGCGTCGAAGGCGAGTCCGCCATCGGTGAACAGCCCCGCGGCACCCGGCGCCAGGGTAGGGTCGGCGTCTGTCGTGGCGAAACGCTCGATCAGGTCGCGGGCGAGCGCGTCGAGTTGTTTTTGCGCCTGCGGCGCGAGCTCGTCGCGCAATTCGAACAGGCCGGCGAGCTTTCCGCCCGCGATGGCACCTTTTCCGGCATCGGTGGACACCGGCATCCCGTTGATGGACAGGCCGGACAGGGCGCCGTTGGCGAGCGTCATGTCGGGCGTGATCGTCGGTGTCGCAGTGAAGGAGACAGTCGCGGCCTTCGATTCGACGAGGGCCGCCCCGCCCGTCGTGTAGAGAGCGACCATTCCGTTCTCGCGCGGGATTTCCGTGACCGGAACGATCTCTGCGATCCGGTCGATCAGAACCTGTCTCTGGTCCATGAGCGTGTTCGCGTCATAGCCGTTGGAGATCTGCTTGCGGATGGCGACGTTCAGTTCGACGACCTGGTCGAGCGTGCTTTGCAACAGGTCCACCGTCTGTCCGATCTGCCTGTCGGCGGAGATGCGCAGGTCCATGAGATCGTCGGAAGCGCTGTTGAGCCTGGCCGTGAGATCCTCCGCCGCGTCCAGGACGGAGGCGAGCCGCG
The nucleotide sequence above comes from Celeribacter indicus. Encoded proteins:
- a CDS encoding flagellar basal body P-ring protein FlgI, with translation MMKAVLAALFWFCLALPSLANPIRIKDLVEFDGVRGNDLVGYGLVVGLNGTGDGIRNAPFTEEIMSNLLERLGVNVTGEQFRPRNVAAVFVTATLPPFARAGGKIDVTVSAIGDAKSLLGGTLVMTPLNAPDGQIYAVAQGTVIAGGASAEGDGASVVQGVPTAGVIPSGARVEREIDFDFTQLKSLRLALREPDFTTAERIERAINRDFGRVVSRMLDAGTVLLDVKATRELSPAHALGRVENISVEPERKARVVVDQRSGTIVMGEDVRISRVAVSQGNLTLRIEEEPLVVQPNPFAEGATVVVPRTRAALEEEPGVGLAEVREGTSLSEVIAGLNALGVSPRDMIDILKSIKAAGALHAEFLVR
- the fliP gene encoding flagellar type III secretion system pore protein FliP (The bacterial flagellar biogenesis protein FliP forms a type III secretion system (T3SS)-type pore required for flagellar assembly.); this encodes MRKHPLAVLAVLALISCADAATAQEIAIDLGETASLATRSIQLLLLVTVLSIVPGLAITLTCFPFIVTVLSILRQAIGLQQSPPNMLMISLAMFLTYFVMEPVFTESWQGGVQPYVNNEIELEEAFSRAVDPFRGFMSGRIDPETFSELQALRADLVDIEGVSPSAPLSLLIPSFLLSEIERAFRIGFLIFLPFLIIDLVVSAILMSMGMMMVPPAIVSLPFKLAFFVVSDGWALVSSALVRSYF
- a CDS encoding flagellin — protein: MSSISLGDMASTLRTMRFTTQVKQDLERYTSELSSGRKQNIAAAVSGDFTPLSSIERSLRTLASYDLSIREADLFATSMQTTLGTIASHLSDSATGLLTAAANGGETSISVAAGDAQSRFRSILSALNTRVGDRALFSGAATGATAFAPADDILADLQAVVASATTVSDVETLLDDWFMVSGGGFETTAYRGSTRHLSGFTLGDGESASLEVRGDDPALRQVLKGLALASLLDQGLFDGDPDARAQLLRSAGETLMGAQAGLTDLQAQVGSVEARIEEAGAANASMKYSYSRAKSDIVSADPEDTASLLQQTETQLELIYTLTARLSRLTLADYL
- the flgK gene encoding flagellar hook-associated protein FlgK — protein: MSISNALANALTGLNAVSRAADVVSSNVANALTEGYGRREIELTSTQTGRSGSGVAVVGVSRYHDPVTTGERRLADAERALEDTRAGFFAAFATAMGRADEAHSVGGRITGLETALIEAASRPDSPARLASVLDAAEDLTARLNSASDDLMDLRISADRQIGQTVDLLQSTLDQVVELNVAIRKQISNGYDANTLMDQRQVLIDRIAEIVPVTEIPRENGMVALYTTGGAALVESKAATVSFTATPTITPDMTLANGALSGLSINGMPVSTDAGKGAIAGGKLAGLFELRDELAPQAQKQLDALARDLIERFATTDADPTLAPGAAGLFTDGGLAFDALSEEGLAGRISVNALVKPAAGGDLWRLRDGLGAAAEGEQGDATILSSLSGVLRATRVASSGDLVGIGRTALGFASDIYSLVETSRLHAEAELTHAAARQQTLHAIELENGVDTDHEMQQLLVIEQSYAANAKVIETIQALMDQLMRI